Genomic window (Kwoniella botswanensis chromosome 1, complete sequence):
ttGAGATACACTTTTCAACAACTTGTATCTTACTTCGAACTTGACCCAACAAGGGGAAGCAACAAGATGAACCAAGGATATCAACCGTGGGAAATTAATCGTCAGCAAGTCAATTTGCCACCAGGGAAAAGTTGAAAAAGCGTTTAAACCACATTAAAACCCATACCATCTTATAGAGCTCTCTCCATTCTATAACAATCATAAGCAAGCGTAAATAAACACAATGGACGCAGTAGAAGGTATAGAGAAACCTATCAACCCCAAACCAAACACCAAGCCTCGAAAGAGATTCGTGGGAAGCTCCAAAGCCGGTagttcatcatcgtcggGTAGAACACCAATAAGAAGAGTTGCGAATCAGATTCCGGATGATATACTGAATGATCCCCAGCTGAATGCTGCTATAGCAGGTCAGTCGAATTTCTTCATACTCGGCCTTGTCTCCATGGTCGTGATTGTAAGTATAACTCACATGTTGGTTTTCTGTAGGATTACCGGGAAATTACAATTTCGAGATACACAAGACTATCCATCACATCCGACGAGATGGTGTGAGATCTGTTGCATTGCAGATGCCAGAGGGTCTGATGATGTATGGATGTGCGATTGCCGACATTATCGAAACGTGAGTATTAGAAACAACCCCTTCATGGTGTGGATTGTGCTTTGCATTTACTAAAATTGCTGATTCATAGGTTCACTGGTGCTTTACCCATGTTATTGGCTGATGTGACTTACGGAGCATGTTGTCAGTTTTCCTTTTCATCTGCAGCTAAATATAAAACTGTATTCTCCATATAGATAAGCTGAAATATGGCAAATTGAACAGGTATAGACGACTATACAGCCAAAGAGATGGGTGCAGAAATGATAGTTCATTATGGACATTCATGTTTGAGTAAGTTGAATTTATCAGTCGACTTCATACTCCCATAACTGACTAGCTATGAAAACCATTACCAATTTTGACCGATGTAGTACCTGTATCTCAGACGACCTTGAAGACGCTATACGTCTTCGTTGAAATATCCATTGACACCAAACATCTATCCCTATCTGTTCGACGcaatttcccttcttcccgAGAAGCCTTCCATCGATTGGTCTTGGGCGCAGGTGCAGCACAGCCAGGATCGAAAGTCCCTATCCAATTGGAGGAATCAGACCAGGTCGCCCAGAGCAAATCCTCAACAGCTACAGAAATATCAAACGCTCCCGAGAAGGAACagacagaagaagaaccacTACCAACGAGATTAGCTTTAGTCTCCACTATCCAATTTATAGCTTCCATTCAATCCCTTcgagatgatttggaaaaATCCATGCCACCTCTAGAAGAACAGCAACAGGATACTGTGacagaaaaggaaaagcaGGATGGGCCGTTAAGTAAAGTTGAAAAAGGTGAAATAGGAGTATGGAGAGGGAAGTATGATATCACCATACCACAGGTTAAACCTCTATCACCCGGTGAGATATTAGGTTGTACGGCTCCGAAATTGGGTGAAGTGGATGgattgatgtgagtggtctGTCCTCTGAGTAGATTCTTTTACAACGGTAGCTAATATATAATTTTGTTCTCATAGATACGTAGGAGACGGTCGATTCCACCTCGAATCCATTATGATAGCGAACCCATCCGTCCCTGCGTTCCGTTACGATCCATATTCCAAGAAGTTTACGAGGGAGACGTACGAGCATACTGAGATGCGTGGAATAAGAGGTGACGCCGTCAAAGAAGCTAGGAAAGGGTTGGTCGAGAAGGGAAGTGGTAGTTGGGCGGTGTTATTGGGTACATTAGGTAGACAGGGGAGTTTGAGCGTTTTGAAAGTGAGTATGATTATTTTATATTCATAGTCTCGCTGAACTCAAATATCAAACTAATTTTGATATATTGTATCAAATAGTCAATAACCTCAACTCTCCCTACGAACTCTATACCTCCCTTATTGATCCTGTTATCTGAACTATCACCTGTCAAATTGTCATTATTCTCTCAAGATGAAATATCAACATTTATTCAAACTTCTTGTCCTAGATTATCGATCGATTGGGGATACGCGTTCTCCAGACCGCTTTTAAGTCCTTATGAAGCTAGTGTAGCCTCTGGTAGGATCAAGGGATGGGCCGGTCTTTCACTTGCAAATACGAATGAAGAAAAGGGAcaggagaagggagaaggggattACCCAATGGATTTCTATGCGGATGCAAGTCTAGGTCCTTGGACACCTAGACATAAAGTCAAAGCTTGATTAGTTAAGTGTACAGATGCACAGATGTAACATAGGATAGGGCAGGAAGGGATATGATAGTATATGCATTAGATATAATGTTGTTGTACGTGACACTAAATAATATTCGGATTGACAACCCAGTTTTGACATTTACAATCGGTGTGTCCAGTCAAGATGCGAATAAATCTTTGTAATGCAGCGAATGCGATGCTAGCCTAGATTCACGGCAGGGTGACTCGCACCAAGAGGGTTTCATGCTTGATCAATCGTGCGTATCAGCAAGCATATCAACCtactcatcttctccttcttcctcatctcctgcctcgtcatcgtcgttGTCGTCACCTGTTCCAGGTGGTAGAGTGACATAATCGTTCAATCTGTTTATCGTTATCCGTTAATATCAATATGCGAACTCGCTTATCTCTAAGAGTCGTAATGCGGTTGAGCAACTCACAATCTGACAAACGGACGCATCACTACTAGAACATCGTATAATTGCTCTTGAAAATCTATAGAAATGACTTGTTCATCTGTGAAGCTAACAACGGGCGATCCGATCAGTTCAGACATCTCCACATATACCATAAGATCCATCATGTCCAGTTGATGAATAGATTGGACATATTTTCGGAAGGGTGTAAAGAAGATTACACTCACTGATGTACAACAGCAATACTCCTCAATTTCAACAAATCAATATCTTTATGATCCTTTTCAACTCCCTTGGGAGCAACTttgagttgatcatcattcccAAAAACATTTTGTCTTCTACCCTTCTTATCAGCTTTAGCCTCACCAAATAACTTCACGAAATCTGGATGGGAAATACAATCTCTGAATCTCTGTGGATCGGTCTGGAGATGATGTCGTATTTGTGCTAATTCATTTTTACCAGGTTGCCATATCCCAGCTGCCAATAGGGATTTATCATTGggagagatggatagatgatAAGCTGCCCATATACCTTTACGTCCACCTCTACTTGTTGACATTGAGAAATTCCGTTTGTAAGGTGTTTTGTCGGATGAGAAACGGACGTCTCGATATATACGGTGCTATGAAAGTCCATTTGCATGATTAGCTTTGTCCtgttgatctgatgatgtggTATCCCTGATGCAGAAATATATCGATCATAAGGATGAGATAAGAGCGTGTCGGACTGGTTGAATGTCTGTCATACCCTTGCACTCACTATAATATCCTTAGGCGGTAATATCGGcacctcatcatcagcttcgtGGAACTTCATCTGTACCGTCCCTACAAAAGACTTCCATTCATTCTCAGCTTGTCTGAAACATGGTTCGTGCGATCTGAACCATTCTCTATCGTTCCTTTCTGGTATTTGAAGGTTCTTAAGGAAATTTAACGTATTTTGAGATATCCGTCCAGGTGGAACTGGAAGTGAACGATATACTTGCTTAACGACCCTTTCATTCCCGACTTATCCATAATAGGAGAAAAGAAggtactcaccttgtccagTTTTGGGCGCAGGATATATCCTTCCAGCGATTTCCtgtccttcttccaattctatttcttcatcatcatattcatcctcatcgtcgtATCCCTCAATCTTCACATCTGATTTACCCTTCCCGACTCCGGTCCCATTGCCATTGGACAGTTTGACTTTCTTCGCTGATcctccacctttaccaccaccGGAGACGGATTTCCTCTTATTACCagttttcttcttcggttgATCCTCATCTAAAAATTCCGAATCTAtcgatccatcctcatccgaTTCCTCTTCAATAAGCTCATCAGGCTCgctagaggaagaaggatcgaaatTATCTTCTGAGCCTCCGTCATCTGATGAGCTCGGTTCGTCAGATTCTGTCAATCCACTAGGCGaatccccatcttcatcttcgtcgacTTTCgctttccctttcaccttTTTCGATTGTGCTACCttgcctttgcctttggATTTATCAAAATATGGCGAAGTCTTTGCTCCTTTCTCGATCCATCTACCAGACGTTCTCCTAGTAGGTGTAGAGGTGATACTGTTCTGCAGCGTGGTAGAGGGCTTCTTGGCTGATCTGCTCGGTGTGGATTTAGCTGATGCGGACGATAGACGAGGTGATGATCGGGCTCTGGGTTGAGTCGGTGTCGATTTGGCTTTGGTCATGTTGACTGATGTTTTTGGAAGACTGGTTTCCTGGTGATCCTTTCGTTCGAGATTACTATATTCTCGTTCTCCGATATAGATGTTCGCTGATGATGTGGAGCTGTGAGTTGGAGATTTCCTCGGTGACCTGCGATCTTACggtatatgctgatataccaCTGCATCTTCgggatcttcaccttgatccaTCTTGCACCAAAGCGCGTCAACATGATTCCATGACGACATGACATTTACCCATTACCCATTACCCATTACCCGATCCAGTCAGCTCTCCCACGGTCTGTTCACAAAGTCAATCAGGCACATCCCACGTGGCATCGTTCCATATTTTCAGAAAGTCAAGATTTTTCTGGGATCCATCTGTTGACAACTGCTCGGAAAAGCTTGCTATCACTCTTGAAGTACACCTGGTTCTCTCACAGCCATAGACACAACGTGGTATTCAGAAGATTATCCTCTTTCGAAGATGGCTTTCGTAGATAACAAGGCGTCTTCCTCAAAATCAGCCCCTGGAGCCAAGGGCAAAGGCAAACCCGCTCAACCTAGATTGAAGACTAATCAAGCtaagagattgaagatcgatgaagagCTGAAGGAGCTCCAAGCAAAAGTGGATAGTTGGGTAAGCTGGCAAGAGTGCTTTTTGGGTTCCACTGCTTAGCTGATTACTGTAACAGATACCTCCTGCCGAGATCACTTTGTTCAATGAGctacctctttcttcccGTACTctgaaaggtgagttgattgattaTTTGGTTACATGATCCATTATAGCTCACGAAATATCATAAAGGTCTCAAAAGTAGTCATTTCCTCAACCCTACACCTATCCAACAACTGGCCATTCCCCCTGCGCTCCGTGGTCAAGATCTTCTTGGTTCAGCCAAAACCGGATCAGGTAAAACCCTTGCCTTCATCATACCAATGTTAGAAAGATTATATCTAGATAAATGGGGTCCGATGGATGGTCTGGGAGCAGTCGTCATATCACCTACAAGGGAATTGGCCGTACAGACTTTCAATCAACTGAGGGATATAGGAAAATATCATAATTTCTCAGCTGGTTTGGTCATAGGTGGTAAACCACTCAAAGAGGAGCAAGAGAGGTTGGGAAGGATGAATATCCTTATTGCTACTCCTGGTAGATTGCTGCAGCATTTGGATAGTACTGTCGGATTCGAATCTTCAGGTGTAAAAGTTTTGGGTATGTGTCATGTCACTATCTCGAACAGTACTCACTGTTCTGTATGAAATGCAGCCACTGAGTCGAGCTGACTTGGTCCGATTTCGATATTATAGTGTTGGACGAAGCGGATAGATTACTTGATTTGGGATTTCTTCCAGCCCTGAGAGCGATCATAGGCCATTTCTCCCCTGGTATTTCTACTTCGAACCCTTCTACCAGACCCTCACGTCAGACACTGTTGTTTTCGGCCACTCAAACGAAAGATCTAGCTGCATTGGCTAAATTATCGTTATATCAACCTGAATATATCAATTGTAATAAAGCTGGTGAAGAGGGCGTGGTACCTTCCAACCTGGAACAATACTATGCTGTGGTCGGACTGGAGAGGAAGCTAGATACGTTATGGGGATTTGTGAAGAGtcatttgaagatgaaaggaaTTGTTTTTGTTACTTCTGGAAaacaggtgagtttgattgACTTCGATATGCGCTTATCTTCCACAACTGAGGGTCTAAGGGGACAGACGAATTCTGACGATTGATGTCGTATGAATTGTTTTATTAGGTCCGATTTATCTTCGAAACCTTCAAAAGACTTCATCCCGGTCTACCATTAATGCATCTCCACGGAAAACAAAAGCAAGCCACGCGTCTAACGATCTTCCAGAAATACTCTAGTTCCAAACATGCCTTGTTGATCTGTACCGACGTTGCTGCTCGAGGTTTGGATTTCCCCGCAGTAGATTGGGTAATACAATTAGATTGTCCAGACGATGTCGATACGTATATCCACAGAATTGGACGAACGGCACGATATCAAGCTGGAGGACATGCGTTGACGTTATTGTGTCCCAGCGAGGAGCAAGGAATGTTAGATAGGTTCaaagagaagatgttggatgtGAAGAAGATTAAGATCAAACAGAGTAAAATGGGTAATCTGAAACAGCAAATGCAAAATTTCGCTTTTAGAGAACCTGAAATCAAGTATCTAGGTCAAAGGGTGAGTCATTTCAACAAGATGGACCAGTCTAATTCAATATCTTTCTCAGAGGTCAGAGATTAACTATTTGATTGATGGCTTCTAGGCATTCATCTCGTACATGAAATCGGTTCATATCCAAAAAGATAAATCTGTTTTCAAATTATCAGAGTTACCCGCCGAAGCTTTTGCGGAGAGCATGGGATTACCTGGTGCACCCCAGATCAAATTTGCGGAGCAGAAAGCTTCGAAAGTCCGAGGTGGTcaaaagaaggatgagaatgagaagaaggatgaggatgaagtgagggTGGAGGAGAGAGGTGTGGTGGGAAGTGATGACGAgtctgatgaggatgaagaggagataagTGACGaaggaagtgatgaagatgaagaggaggatgttgacGCAGGGGAtaaagttgaagatgagagtgagagtgagagtgattcATCGTCCTTTGACAAAGTAAGTTCCTCATACAGTCGGTCCATTCGACTTGCCTTTTTTTGGGGGGGAATGCTAATCATACATCTTCCGCGTGATCAGCCTAAATCCGCTCCAGCAGTCCGAACAAAATACGATAGAATGTTTGAGCGAAAGAACCAATCTATTCTCACTCCCCATTATACCGCGCTGGTCTCTCATGGCGAAGCCgaaaatgaagaagagggggaTGACGATGTGTTTACGTTGGCAAGGAAGAATCATAATTtgtcggatgatgatgatgaaggatcgGATGGTGAATTACTCAAAGTGgcagaaggtaaagataCCACTGCAATCACTGGTTTAGTGAAGGGATCAGAGAAACCTTTGATAAGCTCAGAAGATCTATCaaagaggaaattgaaagCTGCCACCTCTAAAAAATCGAAATTGAAGACTGGGGTTACAGGAGAGAAATTGATTTTCGATGAAGTTACAGGAGAATCTAGGAATTTCTATGAGACTGGTAAAGATGTTGAGAACCAATTCATGTCAGAAGCTAAACGAAGGGAGTACTTGGAAGAACAGAGGGAGAAAATGAAAGTTGCTAATGAGGTTGATAAGCTCGTggcaaaggagaagaggaatgaattgaagaggaagaggaaagagagggagagagaggtgagtcaatggatggatggatagATATCATGTCGCTGCACCTGACTGACTGAATACCTTTCGATCATAGATGCGTAAAGAGTATATGTCTGACGAAGATGCCGATGGACCTGTGGCGTATATAGGAGGAGCAGACTATGGTGATAA
Coding sequences:
- a CDS encoding ATP-dependent RNA helicase DBP4, producing the protein MAFVDNKASSSKSAPGAKGKGKPAQPRLKTNQAKRLKIDEELKELQAKVDSWIPPAEITLFNELPLSSRTLKGLKSSHFLNPTPIQQLAIPPALRGQDLLGSAKTGSGKTLAFIIPMLERLYLDKWGPMDGLGAVVISPTRELAVQTFNQLRDIGKYHNFSAGLVIGGKPLKEEQERLGRMNILIATPGRLLQHLDSTVGFESSGVKVLVLDEADRLLDLGFLPALRAIIGHFSPGISTSNPSTRPSRQTLLFSATQTKDLAALAKLSLYQPEYINCNKAGEEGVVPSNLEQYYAVVGLERKLDTLWGFVKSHLKMKGIVFVTSGKQVRFIFETFKRLHPGLPLMHLHGKQKQATRLTIFQKYSSSKHALLICTDVAARGLDFPAVDWVIQLDCPDDVDTYIHRIGRTARYQAGGHALTLLCPSEEQGMLDRFKEKMLDVKKIKIKQSKMGNLKQQMQNFAFREPEIKYLGQRAFISYMKSVHIQKDKSVFKLSELPAEAFAESMGLPGAPQIKFAEQKASKVRGGQKKDENEKKDEDEVRVEERGVVGSDDESDEDEEEISDEGSDEDEEEDVDAGDKVEDESESESDSSSFDKPKSAPAVRTKYDRMFERKNQSILTPHYTALVSHGEAENEEEGDDDVFTLARKNHNLSDDDDEGSDGELLKVAEGKDTTAITGLVKGSEKPLISSEDLSKRKLKAATSKKSKLKTGVTGEKLIFDEVTGESRNFYETGKDVENQFMSEAKRREYLEEQREKMKVANEVDKLVAKEKRNELKRKRKEREREMRKEYMSDEDADGPVAYIGGADYGDNSDIDERSPSPSPEPEVEVRNKKKRKNKFKPEAEEGHDSKGRLEDDEELALRLLQGS
- a CDS encoding diphthamide biosynthesis protein 1 — its product is MDAVEGIEKPINPKPNTKPRKRFVGSSKAGSSSSSGRTPIRRVANQIPDDILNDPQLNAAIAGLPGNYNFEIHKTIHHIRRDGVRSVALQMPEGLMMYGCAIADIIETFTGALPMLLADVTYGACCIDDYTAKEMGAEMIVHYGHSCLIPVSQTTLKTLYVFVEISIDTKHLSLSVRRNFPSSREAFHRLVLGAGAAQPGSKVPIQLEESDQVAQSKSSTATEISNAPEKEQTEEEPLPTRLALVSTIQFIASIQSLRDDLEKSMPPLEEQQQDTVTEKEKQDGPLSKVEKGEIGVWRGKYDITIPQVKPLSPGEILGCTAPKLGEVDGLIYVGDGRFHLESIMIANPSVPAFRYDPYSKKFTRETYEHTEMRGIRGDAVKEARKGLVEKGSGSWAVLLGTLGRQGSLSVLKSITSTLPTNSIPPLLILLSELSPVKLSLFSQDEISTFIQTSCPRLSIDWGYAFSRPLLSPYEASVASGRIKGWAGLSLANTNEEKGQEKGEGDYPMDFYADASLGPWTPRHKVKA